The Lampris incognitus isolate fLamInc1 chromosome 17, fLamInc1.hap2, whole genome shotgun sequence genome contains a region encoding:
- the si:ch211-141o9.10 gene encoding probable endonuclease 4, which translates to MAPRKSTAKKRKTEETEEGQRDGDDSGAPGDLTADKMPERKEETRRGKLGNKKYIGAHVGIQGGIWKAVESCTEMGGRSFALFLGSQRSWKRPALDPKAAAKFQEQCSLQGLDPAHILPHGSYLMNCGSPKEDVYEKSQALLVDELSRCSALGLHLYNFHPGSSLGSISTQQCIERIAGAINYAHQQVPAVVTVLENMSGQGNTVGGDFSELKAIIDQVRDRSRVGVCLDTCHAFAAGYDVAADGGVKALLEEFDKTVGLKYLTAVHLNDSKGKLGCHLDRHEDIGKGQIGLSAFQDIVNEPILDGIPLILETPGRPGFEYAEQIQLLYSLCKSQ; encoded by the exons ATGGCTCCAAGAAAGAGCAcggcaaagaaaagaaaaacagaggaGACCGAGgaaggacagagagatggagatgacAGCGGAGCTCCAGGAGACCTGACTGCAGACAAAATGCCTGAAAGGAAGGAAGAGACCAGGCGAGGCAAGCTGGGAAATAAGAAATATATTGGAGCTCATGTTGGGATTCAAG GAGGGATATGGAAAGCAGTAGAATCCTGCACAGAGATGGGCGGCCGTAGTTTTGCACTGTTTCTGGGATCACAGCGTTCATGGAAGAGACCCGCCTTGGACCCAAAAGCAGCTGCAAAGTTTCAGGAGCAATGTTCCCTTCAGGGTTTAGACCCCGCTCATATCCTACCTCATGGTTCCTACCTGATGAACTGCGGATCTCCTAAAGAGG ATGTGTATGAGAAGAGCCAGGCCTTGTTGGTGGATGAGCTGAGTCGCTGTAGCGCTCTGGGCCTCCATCTCTACAACTTCCACCCCGGCTCCTCCCTGGGCTCCATCAGCACCCAGCAATGCATTGAGAGAATAGCAGGGGCCATAAACTACGCCCACCAGCAGGTTCCCGCGGTGGTCACAG TGCTGGAGAACATGAGCGGCCAGGGGAACACGGTAGGTGGTGATTTCAGCGAGCTGAAGGCCATCATAGACCAGGTGAGGGACCGGAGCCGGGTGGGAGTGTGTCTGGATACCTGCCACGCTTTTGCCGCTG GCTACGACGTGGCGGCGGATGGCGGCGTGAAGGCCCTGCTGGAGGAGTTTGATAAGACCGTGGGACTGAAATACCTCACAGCCGTCCATCTCAATGACTCCAAAG GGAAGCTGGGATGTCACCTGGACCGCCACGAGGACATCGGGAAAGGTCAGATTGGACTCTCGGCCTTCCAGGACATCGTCAACGAGCCCATACTGGATGGCATCCCTCTGATCCTGGAGACGCCGGGACG GCCGGGGTTTGAATATGCCGAACAGATCCAGCTTCTGTACTCCCTCTGCAAGAGCCAGTGA